The Gordonia westfalica sequence AGCAGCCTTCACATCCGCAGAGAAGCCGTCATGACGCCACGCACCGACGTCAACGCTGCCGGACAACGCCGCCCATGCCGCTTTCATCGACGCCGGCAGCATCCCCACCCGACGCGATGCCTCCTCCGCCCCAACACCCATCGACAGCAGATACTCGAAGTCGGAGAACAGGTCTTCGGCAGTGCGGGGTTTGTCCACCACTTCCGGCTCATAGGTGGGGTCATCGATACGGTCCTCATCCCACGCCAACGGAGGCAACCAACCTTTCGCCTTCGCCCGATGCCGCGCCTTCCGATCAGTTCCGGGAACCATCTGCAACTGCGCGAACAAGGACGTCACATCCCGTGCTCGACGAACCGCAATGTTGCGGGACTGTCCGAGGAACAACTCCGAAGTGCTGCCATTCTCCGGCCAACCCAGACGGCTGATCAGATCCGTCTGCGAATACCCGTTCGCCACCAACGCCTGCAATCGGCGGGTTGTGCCCAGGGCGGGGACGCGGTCCTGTCGCACAAACTCGACACCGGTACGCGGAACAGGGATTTGGAGGATGCGGTCGGCGGTAGCTTGGCGGACCTGTTTGCTCGGACCGTATCCGCGTTGCCCGTACAGCAGATGCTGGATGGTGCTGTGCGGGACGCCGAACTCCTCTTCGAGCCGTTTGTTCCCCACTCCTGCGTCACGCAGCTTGAGGATGTGCTCGCGTACAGGCTGGGCGTCGACCAGGTCGGGAGTCCAACGTCCGTAGGCGCGTTGCCGGCGGTGGTGTTGGGCGTAGTGCATTTCGCACATGCCGCGCGCTTTGACGGGCTTCCCGCATTGGCAGGTCATGCCGCCCCCTGCTTCCACATGGCCTGACGTTCACGCGGAGTCGTACCCCCAACCACACCGTGCGGTTCACGGTTGTCCAACGCCCACTGCAAACACACCTCCCGGCGGTCACAGCCGGCGCAGATCCGTTTCGCGTCAGCGGTTTGCGTCACCCCGTAATGGGAGGGAAAGAACGCGTCCGGGTCTGAGGAGGCGCAGGGAGCGCCCTCATGCCAGGCCGGCGGTTTCGGCAGATCAGAAACATTCCGGTTGCGGTTCAACACATTCGCACCGGGGAACGTGTTCGACGACCCCAACGCCTGCTTCTTCTCGTCCAGGGTGTTGGATCTTCTGCCCTGATCCATTCGGGTGGTGGAGGGTTCGATGTGGAAGCCGTTACTCATGGGTGTATCTCCTGAGGATGTCTTGAGCGTCGTGATGGGCCAGGCAATTCGGGCATGGGATGATGTCGCCGGTGCGGTCTCCCCAGCGCATACGGACCATGTGGCCGTAGCCGAGATCGAAACCACACACCCCGCAAATAGGGCGGCTCATGACGCCTCCTCGAAGAGGGATGGTTGGTCGTCAACTGCCGTGATCGACCAGCCATGGACGAACGCGCCAGGGAGTCCGCTGTCGAGCAGTCGGCCCGCGTCATCTGTCCCGTATGCGACGAGGCAGGACGGTGCGCCGCTGTTCGCCGCGGCCTTCGATCCATCGCGGTGGTGGAAGGTGAGCCGCCCTTCGAGGAACAGCACTGCGGTCGCCCGCCGCCACACCTGCGCCTGGAATCCGGCGGTCTCGGTGCGGGCGAAGATCAGTGCGGTGCCGGTGCCGTGGTTGGCGAGCCGGTCGAGCCACCGCCACACATTGGAGTAGGGCGGGTTGCACCACACGCGCCCTTCCCACGGCAGTGTGAGTCCGTCGTCGGGTAGTCGGTAGTGGTGGCGTGCGGTCGTCCAGTTCGCTTCTGCCGGTGCGGCGCACGGGTCGAGGTCGAACGGGCCGAGGGCGTCGAGGACGTGCGGTGGTGTCAGCCACACGTCGTCCCCGGTGGTGGCGCACTGATGCGATCCCATCGCCCGCCCGCTCACGACGCCTCCTGTGCGCCGAGTTCGTCGGCCAGGGTGGTTTGCGCCGCATCATGATCCGGGACAGACATGATCGCCTTCCCCTTCTCCTGCACCTCACGAGTCAGCGGCACCAGCACCGCAATCCCGGCAGTCTTCAGATCGACATTGCGGGTGGTCATCGCCCACTCGGCGAACTCCTTCGTCACCATCCCCGCAGCCGTCACAGCCTCAGCCAGTTCGCGTTGCGCCCGCTGCGCCGGCGTCTGCTGACGGTTCCGGACCTCCTCCGACGACGCCACACCCTTCTTCGTGTCCGCCGCCAACGCTGCGACGATCGCCCTCCCCCACGCCGCGGTCTCAGCGTTCTGCATCTCCGAGTCACGGGTGAAAGATGTGGGGCCGGGGATGGGTTCCCACGCGGTACCGATACCGGGACGCTCATCATCCGGCGTGCGGTAGGCGGCGGCGGTGAACGCGAGGAAGCTCTTGCCGCCAACCTCAAGAACTTCGTATCGCACCTGCTGGAGAGAGCCGGTGGGGTGCTGGTTGCGGAACTCAACAATTCGGGTCGCGACATCGACGTAGTCGAGGGGGCCTTTGTAGTCGGGCATCAGAGGTCTGCTCCCGCCCTGGAGGGGATGACCTCGAACCCGTTGCCGTCAGCCTTGATCCAATCCCCCGGAAGGGCAGTCACACCATCCACCCGTAGCTGGAGTTGGTGGGGTTTGGGGCGGACGATCATGCCGCCACACCACACGGCGATGTCGAGCATCGTGCGGTAGCGGTCAGACCACGAACCGCTGCTGGGAAGCTGTCTCACAGAGTTCACAGCGCACCACCGAAAGATCCGAGACGGCTGCTGCGTCGGCGGAACTCGCCCTCATCCTGGACCGTGACGTGGTACCGGGTGGTGGCGCGGGATTCCAGAACCTCCCGCAGTGAAGCGGCCTGCGCGAGGGTGGCGTGCACCTGGGCGCGCGCTGCGACCTCCGAGTGCTGGGTGGTCGTGAGGTTGCGGTCGTGCTCGATGAACGCGAGCATCCTCTCCGCTTCGGCGTAGTGCTTCTGCGCCGGGGTGACTTCCGGATTGATCAGGGCGTAGGCGATGCCGTTGGGCGACATCATGCATTCGCACTTGCCGACCCCGCACGCACCCCCCGGATCGGTGCCGTGCGGGTCGATGCCGTGGCCGCACTCCGGGCACAGGACGACATCACGCCCTGTGAGCCGGAACAGTTCGTCCTGGCTAATGTCTTCGGTCATTGTTGTCTCCATGGGTCTTGTTGCCCGTAGGCAGGATTGGGGAACAGTTCTTCCGGCTCGACCGGGTCGTCCGGGAGAACATCTCCAGGTCCGGGTAGGTCGTAGGGGTATTGGGGGCCGCGCCACCGGAACCCGCCGGCAGCATGGGTGCGGTTCGACATGAACCTCACGCCGCCGCCTTCGCTCTCGCCACCAACTCGAACAGCCGCTCAGCCACCAGGCCTGCACGATCAACGGGGGCCTGGGGGTGGTCGGCGTCGGGCCAGGTGACGAACTCGGTGCGTCCGTTCACCCACGCCCAAAACAGGTGGAGGTCTGGGAGGTGTTGCACCCACATGTCGACACCGTCGATCTGGCGGTGCTCCGCGGCACTCATGACGCATCCCCGAAGTCGAGAGCCATCGTCTGATTACTGAGGCGTTTCGCAATCAGCTCGCAGTAACGCTCCTCAAGCTCGACACCGACCGCCTTACGGTTTTCGTTCGCCGCAGCAATCAACGTGGTGCCCGAACCGGCGAACGGGTCGAACACCGTTTCCGAGGCGTTCGTGAACAGGCGCACCCAGTCCTCCACCATTGGCAGCGGTTTCGCCGTCGGGTGACCGGTGTTCTGCACGACGGGGTACGTCCACACGCCAGCCTTGCCACCCCCGTTCCAGGCCGGTTTGGTGTCGGCGCGGTGTAGAAATGAAATCGCTTCCCAGCCTTGCCCGGGACGGTCGGCACTGATCTGCGGCATCGGGTTGGGCTTCACCCAGACACCGATGCGCAGCGAGCGCAACCCGACCGGCGGACCCTGGTCGAAGGCGAAAGCGTGCGCGTAATCAAGCGACGTGACCACCCAACTCGCCGAGACCCGCCCACACTCGGCGAGTACGGCCCGCAGGTCAGCGTCAGAGATCGCCGCGAACGTGACGGCCTTTATGCCATGA is a genomic window containing:
- a CDS encoding phage N-6-adenine-methyltransferase; its protein translation is MSGRAMGSHQCATTGDDVWLTPPHVLDALGPFDLDPCAAPAEANWTTARHHYRLPDDGLTLPWEGRVWCNPPYSNVWRWLDRLANHGTGTALIFARTETAGFQAQVWRRATAVLFLEGRLTFHHRDGSKAAANSGAPSCLVAYGTDDAGRLLDSGLPGAFVHGWSITAVDDQPSLFEEAS
- a CDS encoding DNA-methyltransferase, which translates into the protein MSIYYQDDLVTLYHGDCREVMADMADRSVDVVITDPPYTERTHGMAKTNRGAGHGIKAVTFAAISDADLRAVLAECGRVSASWVVTSLDYAHAFAFDQGPPVGLRSLRIGVWVKPNPMPQISADRPGQGWEAISFLHRADTKPAWNGGGKAGVWTYPVVQNTGHPTAKPLPMVEDWVRLFTNASETVFDPFAGSGTTLIAAANENRKAVGVELEERYCELIAKRLSNQTMALDFGDAS
- a CDS encoding WhiB family transcriptional regulator, producing the protein MSNGFHIEPSTTRMDQGRRSNTLDEKKQALGSSNTFPGANVLNRNRNVSDLPKPPAWHEGAPCASSDPDAFFPSHYGVTQTADAKRICAGCDRREVCLQWALDNREPHGVVGGTTPRERQAMWKQGAA